From one Thalassospira lucentensis genomic stretch:
- a CDS encoding FkbM family methyltransferase has translation MHKTDLLLPHDPTYHALKHLVQTSEGAILDIGANQGISALSFRKMCPDHKIISFEPNLSLAENLRQVESRIENFEYHLIGLGDEDGEFTLYTPWYGKIALHTFSSFDEENVRSAVNLTYKPKIRDKINIIPTQCRIRKLDELNIYPEVIKIDAEGLEHRIFRGGENTLKKYSPSIIFEACHSTIDEATRLLKDYGYRILSYSVKNDCFSDFSDEDSVQYVSGLRNLIAVSEEKYLDLPIMN, from the coding sequence ATGCATAAAACAGATTTGTTGCTGCCTCATGATCCTACCTACCATGCTTTGAAACACCTTGTTCAAACGTCTGAAGGAGCTATTCTCGATATTGGTGCTAATCAGGGCATATCTGCATTGTCATTCAGAAAAATGTGTCCTGACCATAAGATAATTTCTTTTGAGCCCAATCTATCTTTGGCGGAAAATCTCAGGCAAGTCGAAAGCAGAATTGAAAACTTTGAATACCATTTGATAGGTCTTGGTGATGAAGACGGCGAGTTCACCTTGTATACGCCATGGTATGGAAAAATAGCACTTCACACATTTTCGTCATTCGATGAAGAAAATGTGAGATCAGCTGTAAATTTGACATATAAGCCAAAGATTAGAGACAAGATCAATATTATTCCGACGCAGTGTCGAATACGTAAATTAGACGAATTAAATATATATCCTGAAGTAATAAAGATAGATGCGGAAGGCCTTGAGCATCGTATATTTAGAGGAGGAGAGAATACGTTAAAAAAATATTCTCCATCAATTATTTTTGAAGCATGTCACAGCACTATTGATGAGGCAACTCGATTGTTAAAAGACTACGGCTATCGAATCTTGTCTTACTCGGTGAAAAATGATTGTTTTTCTGATTTCTCAGATGAAGACAGTGTACAGTACGTGAGTGGACTTCGGAACCTTATAGCTGTCTCAGAGGAAAAATACTTAGATCTTCCAATCATGAATTAG
- a CDS encoding thiamine pyrophosphate-dependent dehydrogenase E1 component subunit alpha has translation MPKINKFRREELKVKIEFDSSEIDDGHLIELHKLLLKVRHAEENLASRYREQQMRTPTHFGTGQEAVAVGVCAALNDDDVIFSHHRCHNHYLAKGGKVYELAAELYGRADGCSGGRGGSVHLTDREKGIVATSAILGETPAVAAGAALSFQMDGLRNVSVTFFGEGAMDEGAIYEVFNFASLKGLPILFVCENNLYATESPLWVRQPQGTELCERAAAFKIPSFCIDGNDVAEVHAATTSIVEYLRAGNGPVFLECMTYRWREHVGPMFDHELNRTYRTQHEVEFWMDKCPVKRSAAKLLAKGIATQEQLEMWQATTDANIKDDIARAAIAPWPAVSTLFEHI, from the coding sequence AAAATTAATAAATTTAGAAGGGAAGAACTCAAAGTGAAAATCGAATTTGACTCCAGCGAGATCGATGATGGACACCTGATAGAACTTCATAAGTTACTGCTGAAGGTGCGTCATGCGGAAGAAAACTTGGCTTCACGATATCGCGAACAGCAAATGAGAACCCCTACCCACTTTGGTACCGGTCAGGAAGCTGTAGCAGTAGGTGTATGTGCCGCGCTCAACGACGATGACGTGATTTTTAGTCATCATCGTTGCCACAACCATTACCTTGCTAAAGGCGGTAAAGTGTATGAGTTAGCCGCGGAGCTTTATGGTCGTGCTGACGGTTGTTCAGGAGGTCGAGGCGGTTCCGTACACCTGACAGATCGAGAAAAGGGCATCGTTGCCACCAGTGCGATTCTCGGTGAAACGCCCGCAGTCGCCGCAGGGGCCGCTCTCTCGTTCCAGATGGACGGGTTGCGCAACGTATCTGTTACGTTCTTTGGTGAAGGTGCTATGGACGAAGGGGCTATCTATGAAGTCTTCAACTTCGCATCGCTCAAAGGGCTGCCAATTCTGTTCGTTTGTGAGAATAATTTATATGCAACGGAAAGTCCGTTATGGGTGCGTCAACCGCAAGGAACTGAACTGTGCGAACGCGCAGCAGCCTTCAAGATCCCGTCCTTCTGTATTGATGGAAATGATGTTGCAGAGGTCCATGCCGCTACAACTTCTATTGTCGAGTATCTGCGCGCTGGGAATGGTCCAGTCTTTCTGGAATGTATGACTTATCGCTGGCGTGAACACGTTGGGCCAATGTTCGATCACGAACTTAACCGGACTTATCGTACTCAGCATGAAGTCGAATTTTGGATGGATAAGTGCCCGGTTAAGCGGAGTGCAGCCAAGCTTCTCGCAAAAGGAATAGCTACGCAAGAACAGCTTGAAATGTGGCAGGCAACGACAGATGCAAATATCAAGGATGATATTGCACGTGCTGCAATAGCTCCTTGGCCTGCCGTTTCTACTCTTTTTGAACACATCTGA
- a CDS encoding alpha-ketoacid dehydrogenase subunit beta has protein sequence MRKITYAEALSEGLVQSMERDPSIFVTGIAVDYPSGIFGTTTEAYKRFGRARVFESPAMENALTGIAIGAAAMGKRPVLAHPRNDFMFLAFDQLINMAAKWKYMFNGNAGTVPFVSRAVIGKGWGQGATHSQSLQSVLAHFPGLTVLMPTLPEDAKALTIAALQHDGPVIILEHRTLYGTEGEVSEDFVPAPIGKARVVREGTDITVVGTSLMTLEAMRASEELERQGVSVEVVDLRSIRPLDEETILKSVAKTGHLIVADTSWELCGVSSEIAALVAEKGFKSLKAPVKRIALANCPAPVSFELEQAFYPKASTIAKAALATLGVAKSDLGLIDVEDNFKGPY, from the coding sequence ATGCGTAAAATTACATATGCTGAAGCTCTTTCAGAGGGGCTTGTGCAATCAATGGAACGAGATCCCAGCATTTTCGTCACGGGGATCGCCGTTGACTATCCGTCAGGAATTTTTGGTACGACTACTGAGGCATACAAGCGGTTCGGTCGGGCGCGGGTTTTTGAGTCGCCAGCAATGGAGAACGCTCTGACGGGGATTGCCATCGGTGCGGCCGCAATGGGCAAGCGGCCTGTGTTGGCTCACCCAAGAAATGACTTCATGTTTCTGGCGTTTGATCAACTGATCAATATGGCAGCAAAATGGAAGTACATGTTCAACGGAAACGCGGGAACTGTGCCATTTGTCTCCAGGGCGGTTATCGGCAAAGGATGGGGGCAGGGGGCCACTCACTCTCAGAGTCTTCAGTCTGTTTTGGCGCATTTCCCTGGCCTGACTGTTCTTATGCCAACGCTGCCCGAAGACGCAAAAGCTCTAACAATTGCGGCATTACAACATGATGGGCCAGTAATTATTCTCGAACATCGCACCTTGTACGGTACCGAAGGCGAGGTATCAGAAGATTTCGTGCCGGCTCCTATTGGTAAAGCAAGAGTTGTAAGAGAAGGAACGGACATCACAGTGGTGGGTACTTCGCTGATGACATTGGAAGCAATGCGTGCGTCGGAAGAACTCGAGCGTCAGGGCGTTTCAGTTGAGGTTGTTGATTTAAGGTCAATACGTCCGCTTGATGAAGAAACGATCTTGAAGTCAGTGGCAAAGACGGGACATTTGATTGTTGCTGATACCAGCTGGGAACTCTGTGGCGTTTCATCTGAAATCGCTGCGCTTGTGGCCGAAAAGGGCTTTAAATCGCTTAAGGCTCCAGTAAAAAGAATTGCCTTAGCTAACTGTCCGGCGCCTGTCTCGTTCGAACTAGAGCAAGCGTTTTATCCAAAAGCATCAACCATTGCGAAGGCCGCGTTGGCAACACTCGGTGTTGCCAAAAGCGATTTGGGCTTGATTGATGTCGAGGATAACTTCAAAGGGCCATATTAA